A region from the Actinoplanes sp. OR16 genome encodes:
- a CDS encoding MurR/RpiR family transcriptional regulator, which translates to MAPEDWLVNLAQQHRLSPTQRQVVQRMLGMFPEVAFLSTIEIAELAGVSQPTVTRLATALGFAGFPEFRSALREAVLAVVPAPRTPPRRSPVAAISAIDQECANLGSLRREVGGDRMAAAVRLLAGSAPLGVVGLRASAALADYFGYFAQRILPAVVTCTDAATVADTVLQLHQQGAGALLVFAMPRYPAATVSALRLARRFGMSTVVVADSGLVPFAGEADVLLTAPVGAGLVFDSHAAAVVLSITLLDAIAATDPQRTQQRLEAHESLIDTWIHDA; encoded by the coding sequence ATGGCGCCCGAGGACTGGCTGGTGAACCTGGCGCAGCAGCATCGCCTCTCCCCCACCCAGCGCCAGGTCGTGCAGCGGATGCTCGGGATGTTCCCCGAGGTGGCCTTCCTGTCGACGATCGAGATCGCCGAACTCGCCGGGGTCAGCCAGCCGACCGTCACCCGGCTCGCCACGGCGCTGGGGTTCGCCGGATTCCCCGAGTTCCGGTCGGCGCTGCGCGAGGCGGTCCTCGCCGTCGTCCCGGCGCCGCGCACGCCGCCGCGGCGGAGTCCGGTCGCCGCCATCTCCGCCATCGATCAGGAGTGTGCGAATCTCGGCAGTCTGCGCCGGGAGGTCGGCGGGGATCGGATGGCTGCCGCGGTTCGGCTGCTGGCGGGGTCGGCGCCGCTGGGGGTGGTGGGGTTGCGGGCTTCGGCGGCTTTAGCTGACTATTTCGGATATTTCGCCCAGCGGATTCTGCCTGCGGTCGTCACCTGCACGGACGCTGCCACCGTGGCCGACACCGTCCTCCAACTGCACCAGCAGGGGGCCGGGGCGTTGCTGGTCTTCGCGATGCCGCGGTACCCGGCCGCGACGGTCAGCGCTCTGCGGCTGGCCCGCCGCTTCGGCATGTCGACGGTCGTGGTCGCCGACTCGGGCCTCGTCCCGTTCGCCGGGGAGGCCGACGTGCTGCTGACCGCCCCGGTCGGCGCCGGCCTGGTCTTCGACTCGCACGCCGCCGCCGTGGTCCTCTCCATCACCCTGCTCGACGCCATCGCCGCC